A window of Candidatus Jettenia caeni contains these coding sequences:
- a CDS encoding glycosyltransferase, with translation MKVAILGTRGIPAKYGGFETFAEELAVRLARQGIDVTVYCKADNNQQPGTYKGVHLVYIPSFHLGPLTTIWFDLLCLWHARNKFDIVYMLGYGASIVCFIPRLWGNRVWLNMDGIEWARSKWGTFAKLWFKCMETVAMYTPNQLIADADGIKEHLQSRHKHMPPCSVIPYGAYVSEVSPPVDLLREWKLYAKAYYLVVCRLEPENSVSEVIEGFIASGSSYPLVIVGDHTTRTPYVECLLRLKDDRIRFIGTVYDTLKLQALRSHSLAYFHGHTAGGTNPSLLEALGCGNMVIAHDNRFNREVAGDIALYFTGSHDIPGIIKKIELYSSHEQEGIADKAKRRVQSKYHWDDITAKYMRLIADEPNVSIPDYTGGKK, from the coding sequence TTGAAAGTAGCTATTCTTGGAACGCGCGGTATACCAGCCAAATACGGTGGCTTTGAGACATTTGCGGAAGAATTGGCTGTCCGTCTTGCCCGGCAAGGTATTGATGTAACGGTATATTGTAAGGCAGATAATAACCAACAGCCAGGTACTTATAAGGGCGTTCATTTGGTATATATTCCTTCCTTTCATTTAGGTCCTCTTACTACTATTTGGTTTGATCTTCTTTGCCTTTGGCATGCCCGAAATAAATTCGATATAGTTTATATGTTAGGCTATGGCGCAAGTATCGTATGTTTTATTCCGCGTTTATGGGGAAACCGGGTTTGGTTAAACATGGATGGTATTGAATGGGCTCGCTCCAAATGGGGCACGTTTGCCAAACTATGGTTCAAATGTATGGAGACTGTTGCTATGTATACACCAAATCAGCTTATCGCTGATGCCGATGGTATTAAGGAACATTTACAATCACGGCATAAACATATGCCACCATGTTCAGTTATTCCCTACGGCGCCTATGTATCTGAAGTTTCTCCTCCTGTTGATTTATTACGGGAGTGGAAACTGTATGCTAAGGCATATTATCTGGTGGTATGCAGATTAGAGCCAGAAAATAGCGTGTCAGAAGTAATAGAGGGATTTATCGCTTCTGGTAGCTCTTATCCCCTTGTCATTGTTGGAGACCATACAACAAGAACACCGTATGTGGAGTGTTTGTTAAGGTTAAAAGATGATCGTATTCGTTTTATTGGCACTGTCTATGATACATTAAAACTGCAGGCGCTCCGCTCCCATTCATTAGCTTATTTTCATGGCCATACAGCGGGCGGGACAAATCCATCCTTACTTGAAGCTCTTGGTTGCGGAAATATGGTGATTGCGCATGATAATCGATTTAACCGGGAAGTAGCGGGTGACATTGCATTATACTTTACTGGTTCACATGATATTCCTGGTATTATAAAAAAAATTGAACTATATTCATCTCATGAACAGGAAGGTATCGCAGATAAAGCAAAAAGACGTGTTCAATCAAAATACCATTGGGATGATATAACGGCTAAATATATGAGACTTATTGCTGATGAGCCAAATGTTAGCATACCTGACTATACGGGAGGTAAAAAGTAG
- a CDS encoding pyruvate:ferredoxin and related 2-oxoacid:ferredoxin oxidoreductases gamma subunit — MTEKIILAGFGGQGMMLLGKLLAQTAMTDGKYVTYFPSYGTEVRGGTAVYHLIISTEEIFSPLIEVADTLIIMNQPSYQKFKGMLKHDGLLILNSSMSKSDNLPHVKTYNVPATEIASKLGSVLVSNIVMLGAYIAIKKLFSTDHVLDQLRIMLKQKKGELFLINKQAFESGMQVIESLL; from the coding sequence ATGACGGAAAAGATAATCTTAGCCGGTTTTGGCGGACAGGGAATGATGCTGTTAGGTAAGTTGCTTGCCCAGACGGCTATGACCGATGGCAAATATGTTACTTATTTTCCCTCCTACGGTACTGAGGTAAGAGGGGGGACGGCTGTATATCACCTTATTATTTCAACCGAAGAAATCTTTTCTCCGCTTATCGAGGTTGCTGATACCCTTATCATTATGAATCAACCATCATATCAAAAATTTAAGGGTATGCTGAAGCATGATGGGTTGCTTATCTTAAATTCCTCCATGAGCAAATCAGATAATCTTCCTCATGTAAAAACATACAATGTGCCGGCAACAGAGATTGCCAGCAAGCTGGGAAGTGTGCTGGTTTCAAATATCGTTATGTTAGGCGCTTATATAGCGATTAAAAAGTTATTTTCTACCGATCATGTTTTAGACCAATTGCGGATAATGTTAAAACAGAAAAAAGGGGAATTATTTCTTATCAATAAACAAGCCTTTGAGAGCGGTATGCAAGTGATAGAATCTCTTTTATAA
- a CDS encoding pyruvate:ferredoxin and related 2-oxoacid:ferredoxin oxidoreductases beta subunit: MQLIYEKPKALTETPTHFCPGCGHGIVLRLIAEIIDAWDIRSKTIGLAPVGCSVLAYNYLDIDMCEAAHGRPPAVATGIKRVHPDHIVFAYQGDGDLAAIGTAEIIHAANRGENITFIFVNNAVYGMTSGQMAPTTLIGQKTITTPSGRDAMNYGYPIRVCELLAVLDGSSYLERVSVSSPENIRKAKKALEKGFKTQIEKRGFSLIEVLSPCPIYWRMDANEAMKYIDEEMSLTFPLGVVKDWERKN; the protein is encoded by the coding sequence ATGCAACTAATATATGAAAAACCAAAGGCGCTTACAGAAACACCAACACATTTTTGTCCGGGTTGCGGTCATGGAATTGTGTTGAGGCTGATTGCAGAGATTATTGATGCATGGGATATTCGAAGTAAAACGATTGGGCTAGCTCCGGTAGGATGTTCCGTTCTTGCTTATAATTATCTTGATATCGACATGTGCGAAGCTGCTCATGGCCGCCCGCCTGCTGTAGCTACCGGTATCAAAAGAGTTCATCCGGACCACATTGTGTTTGCTTACCAGGGGGACGGCGACCTGGCAGCAATCGGGACAGCAGAAATTATTCATGCTGCCAACAGAGGAGAGAATATTACCTTTATCTTTGTTAATAACGCTGTTTATGGCATGACAAGCGGGCAGATGGCTCCAACAACCTTAATCGGACAGAAAACCATCACCACGCCTTCGGGCCGTGATGCGATGAATTATGGATATCCCATCCGTGTATGTGAATTACTGGCGGTTCTTGATGGTAGTAGTTACCTGGAGAGAGTCAGTGTATCTTCTCCGGAAAATATTCGAAAGGCAAAGAAGGCTCTTGAGAAGGGTTTTAAAACTCAGATAGAAAAGCGAGGGTTTTCTCTCATAGAGGTTCTTTCCCCCTGTCCAATTTACTGGAGAATGGACGCTAATGAAGCAATGAAATATATTGATGAAGAGATGTCTCTTACCTTTCCCCTGGGAGTGGTGAAAGACTGGGAGCGCAAAAATTAA
- a CDS encoding pyruvate:ferredoxin and related 2-oxoacid:ferredoxin oxidoreductases alpha subunit encodes MKRLLTGNEVAAEIAIQAGCRYYYGYPITPQNELINYMAVRMPQVGGTFIQAESEIAAINMVYGSAAAGARTMTSSSSPGISLKQEAISYLAGSELPCVIVNIQRGGPGLGDISASQADYFQAVKGGGHGDYHVIVLAPASVQEMADLVYDAFDLADKYRNPVLILGDAQIGQLMEPVEFHKKQKKDLPPKDWALTGAEGRKRNIVKSFYPIKGQLEEFNAHLQRKYRTIEEHEVRYESIDTDDADVVLIAYGTSARICKEVIRKSSQLECNVGLIRPITLWPFPKECIRTVSEKVQCILTVEMSAGQMVEDVRLAVEGRCPVHFYGRTGGGVPTSLEVMKKLTDIISDSRSVSVASH; translated from the coding sequence ATGAAGCGGTTATTAACAGGAAATGAAGTTGCTGCCGAGATTGCCATACAAGCTGGTTGCAGATACTATTACGGATATCCTATTACTCCCCAGAATGAGCTTATTAACTATATGGCAGTAAGAATGCCTCAGGTTGGCGGCACCTTTATTCAGGCTGAAAGTGAGATTGCAGCAATTAATATGGTTTACGGGAGTGCAGCGGCAGGCGCCCGGACAATGACCTCTTCTTCGAGTCCCGGAATAAGTTTGAAACAAGAAGCAATTTCCTATTTGGCAGGAAGTGAACTTCCCTGTGTAATTGTTAATATACAAAGGGGTGGACCAGGATTAGGTGATATTTCAGCATCTCAGGCTGACTATTTCCAGGCGGTAAAAGGCGGAGGGCATGGCGACTATCATGTTATAGTGCTTGCGCCAGCCTCTGTTCAGGAAATGGCAGATCTTGTTTATGATGCTTTTGATTTAGCTGATAAATACAGGAATCCTGTTTTGATCCTGGGGGACGCGCAGATAGGACAACTCATGGAACCGGTGGAATTTCATAAGAAACAGAAAAAGGATCTTCCGCCAAAAGATTGGGCATTGACAGGTGCCGAAGGGAGAAAGAGGAATATTGTAAAGTCCTTCTATCCTATTAAGGGTCAATTGGAAGAGTTCAATGCTCACCTGCAGAGGAAATACAGAACAATTGAGGAACATGAAGTCCGTTATGAGTCAATTGATACTGATGATGCCGATGTTGTTCTCATCGCTTATGGTACCTCTGCGCGTATATGTAAAGAGGTTATCAGGAAAAGCAGTCAGCTTGAATGTAACGTAGGTTTGATACGTCCCATTACCTTATGGCCGTTTCCCAAGGAGTGTATCAGAACGGTATCAGAAAAAGTGCAGTGTATTTTGACGGTGGAGATGAGTGCGGGGCAGATGGTTGAGGATGTAAGGCTGGCAGTTGAGGGGAGATGCCCGGTTCATTTTTATGGAAGAACCGGCGGTGGGGTACCTACATCTTTGGAAGTGATGAAGAAATTAACAGACATCATATCGGATAGCCGCTCAGTCTCTGTGGCATCACATTAA
- a CDS encoding pyruvate:ferredoxin and related 2-oxoacid:ferredoxin oxidoreductases delta subunit: MAVIKIKENYCKGCLLCLPVCHNNSLVVSTTINEQGLHPIVFKEGSVCDGCKKCAIMCPDVAIEIYT; encoded by the coding sequence ATGGCCGTAATTAAGATAAAAGAAAATTACTGTAAAGGGTGTCTTCTCTGTCTGCCGGTATGCCATAATAATTCATTAGTGGTATCAACTACGATAAATGAACAAGGATTGCATCCCATAGTATTTAAAGAAGGTAGTGTGTGTGACGGTTGTAAGAAATGCGCAATCATGTGTCCTGATGTAGCGATAGAGATTTATACCTGA
- a CDS encoding inorganic polyphosphate/ATP-NAD kinase, which produces MKKILVLGDLSRKKIYDSIYGLKPWLEKYVGIEIIDLSKEKKFERVGAEIAIVFGGDGAILSTCRALGRNQIPIIGVHMGRFGFLAELMEKDVFVSLEKIFMGDYLIRKRMLLLCHVERSGKILNESTGINDAVISRSSLSRLISIKLNINGECVATYRADGLIVSTPLGSTAHSLSAGGPLLTPDLNAFIIVPICPHTLTNRPLVVSGNVKIEMELLSQLGGTGFTVDGQVFTELEVGDKIKIERSAIEVQMIDTGTRTFYGVLREKLNWGGHPNYGRN; this is translated from the coding sequence ATGAAAAAGATTTTAGTTTTAGGCGATTTAAGCAGAAAAAAGATTTATGATTCTATTTACGGATTAAAGCCGTGGCTTGAGAAGTATGTAGGCATTGAAATTATTGATCTGTCTAAAGAAAAAAAATTTGAGAGAGTTGGAGCAGAAATTGCCATAGTATTTGGCGGCGATGGTGCAATCCTTTCTACCTGTAGAGCTCTCGGAAGGAATCAAATACCAATTATTGGTGTGCATATGGGAAGATTTGGCTTTCTGGCAGAACTTATGGAAAAGGATGTGTTCGTGTCCTTAGAAAAGATATTTATGGGAGATTATCTGATACGAAAGAGAATGCTGCTCTTATGCCATGTTGAACGTTCAGGTAAAATACTGAATGAATCCACGGGTATTAATGATGCGGTAATTTCCCGCTCATCCTTATCAAGGTTGATTTCTATTAAGTTGAATATTAACGGAGAATGTGTAGCAACGTACCGTGCTGATGGTTTAATTGTATCAACCCCTTTAGGTTCAACAGCGCATTCTTTGTCTGCAGGAGGACCGCTTCTTACCCCTGATTTAAACGCATTTATTATTGTGCCTATATGTCCTCATACCCTTACAAACCGGCCGTTAGTTGTTTCAGGCAATGTGAAGATAGAAATGGAGCTTTTATCACAATTGGGCGGTACCGGTTTTACCGTAGATGGACAGGTTTTTACCGAGTTAGAGGTAGGTGATAAAATAAAGATCGAGCGATCTGCTATTGAAGTCCAAATGATCGATACAGGGACAAGGACATTTTATGGCGTATTGCGCGAAAAATTAAACTGGGGAGGACATCCGAATTATGGCCGTAATTAA
- a CDS encoding 1-deoxy-D-xylulose 5-phosphate synthase has protein sequence MSKLLDCIEYPEDLKKVKVEDLPQLATEIRELIVDVVSKNPGHLSSNLGVVELTIALHYCFDFKRDKIVWDVGHQAYVHKILTGRKSKFSTLRQYKGLSGFPDKNESPYDPFTCGHSGNAISAALGISCADEILGYRRSVVAVVGDGAIGAGMSLEALNHAGDLKKNLLVVLNDNEMSISNTVGAFSKYLNKIRSAPLYTDLKKDFHNLLSILPVFGKPVGKTLEHIVESIRKGAAPGQIFVDLGFNYFGPIDGHDFKILLETLNNMKHLEGPVLLHVITEKGRGFEPACQNPTQYHSAGKFEMCGGKVTQSIKDQKTISYTNVFGDALVELARTDHKIVGITAAMPDGTGIISFGKKFPDRFYDVGICEQHAIGLANGLAAGGLKPVVAIYSTFLQRAYDQVFHDICLQRNGVVFMLDRAGIVGNDGPTHNGIFDIGYLRHLPEIILMAPKDGSELRSMLKIALDSGKAVAIRYPKEDIPEEKQDLHDKTFEIGKAEVLREGVDGVLFAYGAMVYRCLGAAEKLSKKGIEVTVVNARFAKPLDKGLLLSLVKNHKLILTVEDHALMGGFGSAVLELITSENEDANKIVRMGIPDHFIEHGPRNLILKNLNLDEDGIANRFTEALEMTNINLFTRVGSRSFAV, from the coding sequence ATGAGTAAATTATTAGATTGTATTGAATATCCAGAGGATTTAAAAAAAGTAAAAGTAGAGGATTTGCCTCAACTGGCAACAGAGATTCGAGAACTCATCGTAGATGTTGTTTCAAAAAATCCAGGCCATCTTTCTTCAAACCTGGGTGTTGTTGAATTAACCATTGCACTGCATTACTGCTTCGATTTTAAAAGGGATAAAATAGTATGGGATGTAGGCCACCAGGCCTATGTTCATAAGATCCTTACCGGAAGAAAATCGAAATTTTCAACCTTAAGACAATACAAGGGCCTGAGTGGTTTTCCAGACAAGAACGAGAGTCCCTATGATCCCTTTACTTGCGGCCATAGTGGTAATGCTATATCGGCAGCTCTCGGAATTTCTTGCGCTGATGAGATTCTTGGATACAGGAGGTCTGTTGTTGCTGTTGTTGGAGACGGCGCTATAGGGGCTGGAATGTCTTTGGAGGCGCTTAATCATGCGGGTGATCTTAAGAAAAATTTATTGGTAGTGTTAAATGATAATGAGATGTCAATTTCCAATACGGTTGGAGCTTTTTCAAAATATTTAAATAAGATCAGATCAGCGCCACTCTATACCGATCTCAAGAAGGATTTTCACAATTTACTGAGTATCTTACCAGTATTTGGCAAGCCAGTAGGGAAGACGCTGGAACATATCGTTGAGTCAATAAGAAAAGGGGCTGCTCCAGGCCAGATATTTGTGGATCTTGGGTTTAATTATTTTGGTCCGATTGATGGACATGATTTTAAAATATTACTTGAGACGTTGAATAATATGAAGCATCTTGAAGGTCCGGTACTTTTGCATGTGATTACAGAAAAAGGAAGAGGTTTTGAGCCGGCATGTCAGAATCCGACCCAGTACCACAGCGCTGGTAAATTTGAAATGTGCGGTGGAAAGGTTACACAAAGTATAAAAGATCAAAAGACAATTTCTTATACGAATGTTTTCGGAGACGCCCTTGTAGAACTTGCCAGAACGGATCATAAGATTGTTGGAATTACTGCTGCCATGCCTGACGGGACCGGAATTATTTCTTTTGGTAAAAAATTTCCTGACCGGTTTTATGATGTCGGGATTTGTGAACAACATGCAATTGGTTTGGCAAATGGGTTAGCTGCCGGAGGCCTGAAACCTGTTGTGGCTATTTACTCAACGTTTTTACAAAGAGCCTATGATCAGGTATTCCATGATATTTGCCTGCAGCGAAACGGAGTCGTATTTATGTTAGACCGGGCAGGGATTGTCGGTAATGACGGGCCTACGCATAATGGTATATTTGATATTGGCTATCTCCGCCATTTGCCGGAGATTATCCTGATGGCGCCAAAAGACGGAAGTGAACTGAGGTCTATGCTGAAAATAGCCCTGGATTCAGGTAAAGCTGTAGCGATCAGATATCCTAAGGAAGATATTCCTGAAGAAAAACAGGATTTACACGATAAAACATTTGAGATCGGGAAGGCTGAGGTATTACGGGAAGGAGTTGATGGAGTGCTTTTTGCGTATGGTGCGATGGTGTATCGTTGTTTAGGGGCGGCGGAGAAGTTGAGTAAAAAAGGTATAGAAGTTACGGTGGTTAATGCAAGATTTGCCAAACCCCTTGATAAAGGACTTCTTTTAAGCCTGGTGAAGAATCATAAATTAATCCTGACAGTCGAAGATCATGCCCTCATGGGTGGTTTTGGGTCTGCAGTGCTTGAGCTTATTACGAGTGAAAACGAAGATGCAAATAAAATTGTGAGGATGGGTATTCCCGATCACTTTATTGAGCATGGACCCCGGAATCTCATACTAAAAAACCTGAATTTAGATGAGGATGGAATTGCTAACAGGTTTACCGAAGCGCTTGAAATGACAAATATTAATCTATTTACCAGGGTGGGAAGCCGGAGCTTTGCCGTTTAA
- a CDS encoding exodeoxyribonuclease VII small subunit → MAKIKFADALKGLEDIVERIERGDLSLDEALSEYENGIKLYKQCVSMLEDAEKKIQILMKDGNGGFRTKDFEIETT, encoded by the coding sequence ATGGCCAAGATAAAATTTGCGGATGCGCTAAAAGGATTAGAAGATATTGTAGAGCGGATCGAGAGAGGAGATCTGTCTCTGGATGAGGCATTATCTGAATATGAGAACGGTATTAAATTGTATAAACAATGTGTCTCTATGTTAGAAGATGCAGAAAAAAAGATTCAAATCCTGATGAAGGACGGGAACGGCGGCTTTCGTACAAAAGATTTCGAGATTGAGACTACCTGA
- a CDS encoding exodeoxyribonuclease VII large subunit produces the protein MDFTEPLPFQTDITKNRKSIQTVSEITRRIRGSLEQEFFHVWVVGEISNMKRPISGHVYLTLKDAGAQLQTVMFRSVASSVKFELKDGMEVLVFGSVTVYESRGQYQLIIEAIEPKGMGSLQLAFLQLKERLGKEGLFDLAHKKALPSFPGKIAIVTSLTGAAIRDIIQVIHRRFAKVKILIYPVKVQGEGAAQEIAQAISDLNTIPDIDVMIVGRGGGSLEDLWAFNEEVVARSIYASKIPVISAVGHEIDITISDLVADKRALTPTEAGELVVPCYDQVSDALEKIKTRLAQSLYNKILLIKSQLMGIRNSLSFKKLHDKILRLQQELDEVAQRLITVSKHTMELEWERLTGLANRLDNVSPLKVLERGYSITTNGEDDKPIKSTEGLVVGKKLKIRFSHGNVVSSIVEIVK, from the coding sequence ATGGATTTTACTGAACCATTACCTTTCCAGACGGATATCACAAAGAATCGAAAAAGTATACAAACGGTTTCTGAAATTACACGAAGGATACGTGGTTCGCTTGAGCAGGAATTTTTTCATGTATGGGTTGTGGGAGAAATATCCAACATGAAAAGACCGATATCCGGGCATGTATATCTGACATTAAAAGATGCCGGTGCCCAGCTTCAGACTGTTATGTTCAGGTCTGTTGCAAGCTCTGTAAAATTTGAGTTAAAGGATGGGATGGAGGTGCTGGTCTTTGGCTCTGTTACCGTATACGAATCCCGCGGTCAATATCAATTAATTATTGAAGCGATTGAGCCAAAAGGTATGGGATCATTGCAGTTGGCCTTTTTGCAGCTAAAAGAACGACTCGGGAAAGAAGGATTATTTGATTTAGCACATAAAAAAGCCCTTCCGTCGTTTCCGGGAAAGATCGCTATTGTAACGTCTCTGACCGGCGCCGCAATCAGGGATATTATCCAGGTGATTCACAGAAGATTTGCTAAGGTAAAGATTCTCATTTATCCGGTAAAAGTACAGGGGGAAGGGGCAGCGCAGGAGATTGCTCAGGCAATTTCTGATTTGAATACTATTCCGGATATTGATGTGATGATTGTTGGAAGGGGCGGCGGTAGTCTGGAAGATTTGTGGGCCTTTAATGAGGAGGTAGTTGCACGGAGTATTTATGCCTCAAAAATCCCCGTTATCTCCGCAGTTGGTCACGAGATTGATATAACTATTTCCGATTTGGTTGCTGATAAAAGGGCTCTTACACCTACAGAGGCGGGGGAGCTCGTCGTTCCATGCTATGATCAGGTAAGCGATGCATTGGAGAAAATTAAAACTAGACTTGCCCAGTCACTATATAATAAAATATTGCTTATCAAGAGTCAGCTTATGGGAATCAGAAATAGTCTTTCCTTTAAGAAACTCCATGATAAAATTCTTAGGTTACAACAGGAATTAGATGAAGTTGCGCAAAGATTAATTACGGTAAGTAAACACACCATGGAGTTGGAATGGGAACGGTTAACGGGTCTTGCAAATAGATTGGATAATGTGAGTCCATTAAAAGTATTAGAAAGAGGCTACTCCATTACGACAAACGGAGAAGATGATAAGCCGATCAAATCAACCGAGGGACTCGTTGTTGGAAAAAAATTGAAAATACGATTTTCTCATGGTAATGTTGTATCTTCAATAGTTGAGATAGTAAAGTAA
- a CDS encoding metallophosphoesterase, which translates to MKINVLVIGDIVGKPGRIILKNKLKAYIDREQIHFCIANGENAAGGAGITEEIANELFSYGVDVITMGDHVWDKKDIMHFLETNRSILRPGNYSPLAIGRGYVVKTSHAGTPVGVINVLGRVFMKPVDCPFRVVDDILKIVSKETKVIFVDMHAEATSEKIAMGWYLDGRVSAVVGTHTHVPTADEKILPKGTACISDLGMTGPHESILGRKIDCVLKAITTQMPTRFEVAEGDIRINGVKVVVDSQTGKADSIKRVEVREGD; encoded by the coding sequence ATGAAAATTAACGTTCTGGTTATTGGTGATATTGTGGGGAAACCTGGACGTATCATATTAAAGAATAAATTAAAGGCATATATCGATAGGGAACAGATACATTTTTGTATAGCAAATGGTGAAAATGCTGCTGGTGGCGCCGGTATTACTGAGGAAATAGCTAATGAGTTATTTTCTTATGGTGTTGATGTTATAACTATGGGCGATCATGTCTGGGATAAAAAAGATATAATGCATTTTTTAGAAACGAACAGGAGTATCCTGAGACCTGGTAATTACTCGCCGCTGGCAATTGGAAGAGGTTATGTTGTAAAAACCTCTCATGCAGGTACTCCGGTTGGGGTTATTAACGTATTGGGCCGGGTATTTATGAAACCGGTAGATTGCCCTTTCAGGGTGGTTGATGATATTCTGAAGATTGTATCAAAAGAGACAAAGGTAATTTTTGTGGATATGCATGCAGAAGCAACCTCTGAAAAGATTGCAATGGGATGGTATTTGGATGGCAGGGTAAGCGCCGTTGTCGGCACCCATACTCATGTGCCTACTGCAGATGAGAAGATATTGCCAAAAGGAACGGCATGCATCAGCGATTTGGGAATGACAGGCCCTCATGAGTCTATCCTGGGAAGGAAAATTGATTGTGTCTTGAAGGCAATTACGACACAAATGCCAACCCGGTTTGAGGTGGCAGAAGGAGATATCCGTATAAACGGAGTGAAGGTAGTTGTTGATAGCCAAACGGGAAAAGCTGATAGTATAAAGAGAGTTGAAGTCAGAGAGGGCGATTAA
- a CDS encoding phosphopantetheine adenylyltransferase: MKKAIYPGTFDPVTNGHLDVIRRGCIIFDTLIVAVGCNPLKDALFSVHERMEMIRDNIGDLKNVEVDSFTGMLVDYLKKQQTNIILRGIRTVSDFEYEFQRALTNRVLNKEVETVFVMTSEQYSFLNSTLIKEAVSLGGSVSLFVPADVERRLKQKFKDFYGKKVE, translated from the coding sequence ATGAAAAAAGCAATTTATCCGGGAACATTTGATCCGGTTACGAATGGGCACCTGGATGTAATAAGAAGGGGTTGCATTATTTTTGATACCTTAATTGTTGCTGTAGGATGCAATCCTTTGAAAGACGCCTTGTTTTCCGTTCATGAACGTATGGAGATGATTCGTGATAATATTGGAGATTTGAAGAATGTGGAAGTTGACTCTTTTACCGGCATGCTCGTTGATTATCTAAAAAAACAACAGACGAATATCATACTCCGCGGTATACGTACCGTGTCTGATTTTGAGTATGAATTTCAAAGGGCGCTTACTAACCGGGTTCTCAATAAAGAAGTTGAGACGGTATTTGTAATGACAAGCGAGCAGTATTCATTCTTAAACTCTACCTTAATTAAGGAGGCTGTCAGTTTGGGAGGTAGTGTGAGTCTGTTTGTTCCGGCTGATGTCGAAAGGCGTTTAAAACAGAAATTTAAGGATTTTTATGGAAAGAAAGTTGAATGA
- a CDS encoding glutamine--scyllo-inositol transaminase, with amino-acid sequence MKVTALDLKRQYENIRDEINNAVLEVIASQSFILGPFVESFEHSIAEFCCIKHAIGVSSGTDAILLALMASGIGKGDEVITTPFTFFATAGSIARLGAIPVFVDINPVTYNIEVSKIASAISKRTKAILPVHLYGQCADMDSILEIAGVHGFVVIEDAAQAIGAVYKGKKAGSIGNIGCFSFYPTKNLGGYGDGGLVTTYDDKLAELIKVLRVHGSKSRYYHSYVGMNGRLDAIQAAVLSVKLKYLNEWSEKRRLAASYYSEHLKSLPIRLPEIESYNTHIFHQYVIATSQRDALMKYLGQQGVETAVYYPMPLHLQECFEYLGYKEGDLPESERASRETLALPVFSEITYKEQDCVIGHIKNFFSKI; translated from the coding sequence ATGAAAGTAACAGCTCTGGATTTAAAACGGCAATACGAAAATATTCGAGATGAAATAAATAACGCTGTTTTAGAAGTAATAGCTAGCCAATCTTTTATCCTTGGTCCTTTTGTCGAATCATTCGAGCACAGCATAGCAGAATTCTGCTGCATTAAGCACGCCATTGGAGTATCCTCAGGTACAGATGCAATCTTATTAGCCTTAATGGCATCCGGTATTGGTAAGGGTGATGAGGTTATCACTACACCTTTTACCTTCTTTGCAACGGCAGGGTCGATTGCTCGTTTGGGAGCGATTCCGGTATTTGTGGATATAAATCCTGTTACCTATAATATTGAGGTAAGCAAGATTGCATCTGCAATAAGTAAAAGGACAAAAGCTATCCTTCCCGTTCACCTGTACGGGCAGTGTGCCGATATGGATAGTATCCTTGAAATTGCAGGTGTACATGGATTCGTGGTTATTGAAGATGCTGCACAGGCAATAGGGGCGGTGTATAAAGGTAAAAAAGCCGGCTCTATCGGAAACATAGGTTGTTTTTCTTTCTATCCTACAAAGAATCTGGGCGGCTATGGTGATGGTGGACTGGTGACAACGTATGATGATAAACTGGCAGAGCTTATTAAGGTTTTGAGAGTGCATGGGTCGAAATCCAGGTATTATCATTCATATGTTGGTATGAATGGAAGATTAGATGCCATACAGGCTGCTGTTCTATCGGTTAAATTAAAATATCTGAATGAGTGGTCTGAGAAGCGCAGGTTGGCTGCTTCATATTATTCTGAGCATTTGAAGTCGTTACCCATCCGTCTGCCTGAAATAGAATCTTATAATACTCACATATTTCATCAATACGTGATAGCGACATCTCAAAGAGATGCATTGATGAAGTATCTTGGGCAGCAAGGAGTAGAAACTGCTGTTTATTATCCAATGCCTCTTCATTTACAAGAGTGTTTTGAATATCTGGGATATAAAGAAGGTGATTTACCCGAATCCGAACGAGCATCGCGTGAGACATTAGCCCTGCCTGTCTTTTCTGAAATTACATACAAGGAACAGGATTGTGTAATCGGTCACATAAAAAATTTCTTTTCAAAGATATAA